A DNA window from Halorubrum sp. DM2 contains the following coding sequences:
- a CDS encoding TIGR01548 family HAD-type hydrolase, translating into MQVDAVVLDIDGVLVDVADSYRRAILESVDRVCGKPIDPAAIQAFKDAGGFNNDWELTDAAALFVIARREGLRMDIDEFTDRVRELGGGLDAAKDVVGDLPRVAQARVRDQWDRDALRETFQALYLGSELYRELEGGEPPVETEGYIHDEPTLVDPETIADLTARFDVGVLTGRPAAEADIALERVGFDVPDDRRFTMDDWEEGKPHPRALVELAERFDAERVAFAGDTLDDVRTARNADESDATRVYYGIGVLTGGLTGESGREKFAESGADAVVEDVNELTELLE; encoded by the coding sequence ATGCAGGTCGACGCAGTGGTCCTCGACATCGACGGGGTGTTGGTCGACGTGGCGGACTCCTACCGACGGGCGATCCTCGAGTCCGTCGACCGAGTGTGCGGCAAGCCGATCGACCCCGCGGCGATTCAGGCGTTCAAGGACGCCGGCGGGTTCAACAACGACTGGGAGCTGACGGACGCGGCCGCCCTGTTCGTGATAGCCCGGCGCGAGGGACTCCGGATGGACATCGACGAGTTCACCGACCGCGTCCGCGAACTCGGCGGCGGCCTCGACGCCGCTAAGGATGTCGTCGGCGACCTCCCGCGGGTCGCGCAGGCTCGCGTCCGCGACCAGTGGGACCGGGACGCGCTCCGCGAGACCTTTCAGGCGCTGTACCTCGGTTCGGAGCTGTACCGCGAGCTGGAGGGCGGCGAGCCACCGGTCGAGACGGAAGGGTACATCCACGACGAGCCGACGCTCGTCGACCCCGAGACCATCGCCGACCTCACCGCGCGGTTCGACGTGGGCGTCCTCACCGGCCGGCCGGCCGCGGAGGCCGACATCGCCTTGGAGCGCGTCGGCTTCGACGTGCCCGACGACCGCCGGTTCACGATGGACGACTGGGAAGAGGGGAAGCCCCACCCGCGGGCGCTCGTGGAGCTCGCGGAGCGGTTCGACGCCGAGCGCGTCGCGTTCGCGGGCGACACCCTCGACGACGTGCGGACCGCGCGCAACGCCGACGAGAGCGACGCAACGCGCGTCTACTACGGAATCGGCGTGTTGACGGGCGGGCTGACGGGCGAGTCGGGTCGCGAGAAGTTCGCCGAGAGCGGTGCAGACGCCGTGGTCGAGGACGTGAACGAGCTGACGGAGTTGTTGGAGTAG